TCGAAGACAGTTGAGACTCCAGGTATCGTAAGTGAAGCAGAAAACGGAAGAGCGCTTGATAACGCCAAACTGTCTTGCGGCTTATCACCAGAGAGACGGGAAATGGAACCGAATAATCCAGCTGTAGCGACGTAAAGCCCGTTGCGTTCTTATCTGGTTCAATGGGTTGCTGGCTCGTAACGGGCTGCATCACTTGGCCTGACTCTATCCCCGTGATGTTCACAACCCGTTGGAGATTATTGATAAGGGTGATCTCGTTCATCTCGACCTTGACATCTTCTTTGAAGGGATCTAGCGAGGCCACAGTCCCAGGTTGGCGCAGGACGAGATCCAGCAGGGACTGCAGCTTGCTTGTGTTGACACTCTTGGCAGGTTTTCTCAATTCTGAAGAGCCAAGCTCGAGGAAGTATGAAAACGAGTCTGAAGGGTCCAGGAAGAAGTAGTGCTTGAGCGAACGCAGCCTCAGCGGCAGCTCATGCGTCGtaagaagaagctgcatgAGAGACTCGTTGGCATGGGCGTAGGCATTGTTAACGTTCTCGATGAATCGCTTATCGTCGAACGAGGTTGGTAGTTCCGTCACGATTTTGCTTACATCTACTCCACCACATTCGCGAACGACGTTGAGATACTTGCCGGCCAGCAGCACTTTCTCTTTGACGCTTTCCAGCTGGGGTGGGACGTCTTGGTCCCGAATAGTGTACCTTCTCTCCCAGTATTCATCGATATAGTCCCTCTCGAGCCTCTCTCGCCCAATGCTCTTCTGTTCTCGAATCATAAACTCGGCATGAGGGTCGTGGATGCTGCCGTGGTGTAACCATTcattcagcatcttcataTACGGCCGACTGGCGTCCCGCAGCAATGATGTTAACAGAGATCGGGCAGCCGGGTCACCACCCATGGATTCAAGCCTTGAGGCCAACAAGCCCAAAACACTGCCACCCTTGCAGACCTTCAAGGCTTTGGAACTTCCAGGAACAAGCTCTCCTCCCTCAGCAAGCCTCTCGAGGACCTTGTCATAATCGtctatttcatcatcatcttcctcatcactTTCGTCATCCAACAGCgcgttcttcttcaagagctCTTGTGCCATTGCATAAAGATGAGACAGCATCTGACACGTAGGTAGGGTGTGGATGTTGAGGATGTGGACGGTAAACGTCTCACTCGTCAGAAATTGCGTCTCGAGCTGGGCAACCATAACCAGGTAGTCCTGTAAGCATTTTCTCACCGACGCACACAGCGCATGGTTCACGGCACCAAACTCCTCACGGCTCTGCACGTCGACGAAGGCTTCCAAAGCCGAATAATAagtcgccatcttcaacatggATTTAGTCAAGTCGTGTAAGCTGGGATCAAGACCAGGCAAGATGCGAAAGGGCGGCCCGGACAGTCGGTCCCGTTCTTCATTGGGACTATACCCTCGAGCATATCGAATGTACTGCCCTTCATACCCCATGAAAACATACAACAAGTCCTCGACAATGGCTGCCTCTTGAGCCTCCAAGGTCAACTCATGAAGGGGTTTCGGCTGTGGTGCAAATGGAATCGCAAACGCAATCGGAGGAATCGAGATTCgggaggccaaggcggcagaGGTATGTGGCAGCAACGACGCTTCCGGGTTCCAGACGACTTTATCATGACGATTATATGTCAGCTCTCGAGAAGAAACACAGGCCAATCGATATGCAAACAAGGAGAACAATATTTGTCCATGGAGGGGAGAATAAAAGAGAGGATATCGTACCTGGGGGCGTCTCTGCCCGGACCTCCCTGGGCCGCAGCTCAGTCGACGACTTTTGCCTGCGCATCTCGGCCGGCCTCATctctgcctgctgctgcgcgCGCCGTTGCTGCTCTTGCTTGGCCGGACTGGCTGTCCGCGACGTGACTCGCTCCACATGAGCTTCAAAGCTCCGCTCTATGCCTTTGCGCTCCTCGAAGCGCC
This genomic stretch from Trichoderma breve strain T069 chromosome 1, whole genome shotgun sequence harbors:
- a CDS encoding spc97 / spc98 family domain-containing protein, coding for MSSGVRTRASSRANAFADDRSRISGANGRSRSGTADAKNAEAQLGGSESHKRSSPGHARERLGKERRFEERKGIERSFEAHVERVTSRTASPAKQEQQRRAQQQAEMRPAEMRRQKSSTELRPREVRAETPPVVWNPEASLLPHTSAALASRISIPPIAFAIPFAPQPKPLHELTLEAQEAAIVEDLLYVFMGYEGQYIRYARGYSPNEERDRLSGPPFRILPGLDPSLHDLTKSMLKMATYYSALEAFVDVQSREEFGAVNHALCASVRKCLQDYLVMVAQLETQFLTSETFTVHILNIHTLPTCQMLSHLYAMAQELLKKNALLDDESDEEDDDEIDDYDKVLERLAEGGELVPGSSKALKVCKGGSVLGLLASRLESMGGDPAARSLLTSLLRDASRPYMKMLNEWLHHGSIHDPHAEFMIREQKSIGRERLERDYIDEYWERRYTIRDQDVPPQLESVKEKVLLAGKYLNVVRECGGVDVSKIVTELPTSFDDKRFIENVNNAYAHANESLMQLLLTTHELPLRLRSLKHYFFLDPSDSFSYFLELGSSELRKPAKSVNTSKLQSLLDLVLRQPGTVASLDPFKEDVKVEMNEITLINNLQRVVNITGIESGQVMQPVTSQQPIEPDKNATGFTSLQLDYSVPFPVSLVISRKTVWRYQALFRFLLHLRYLESQLSSTWQSHTRAVTWSHKGPNPELEALKRRTWTLRGRMLVYIQQVLYFCTAEVIEPNWTKFMSRLKAKDEMSDKKSGFNRTVDELMQDHVDFLDTCLKECMLTNSKLLKVNSKLMQACAIFSQYTNFVTREIEKIDPDLSSGSKPDTMTNDQWQRFQATKVPSSRSTSGQNDVSTVEDAEARMNHLSDIVRKWESNFGRHMKILSDSLNHYAATETVVLLSLCARLSSVNQGTEWAAIGAEEDDQP